Proteins encoded by one window of bacterium:
- a CDS encoding GNAT family N-acetyltransferase has protein sequence MSDPTSAKADLIPYTEEYSPLVRSWIESEETLFFVCRGKEFPPPDDLVESWQRADVSSYLLSADRHPVAYGELWARPNERAVEIAHLLVDPYRRTNGYGTKMLHLLYERAAERKGIVKVVLNLYSENPIALGCYLKAGFELTGAATHTMGLKLVRVVR, from the coding sequence GTGAGTGACCCGACATCGGCCAAAGCCGACTTGATTCCATATACCGAAGAATATTCTCCGCTGGTCCGTTCATGGATAGAATCCGAAGAAACTTTGTTTTTTGTCTGCCGGGGAAAGGAATTTCCTCCGCCGGATGACCTGGTGGAGTCCTGGCAGCGGGCGGATGTCTCTTCGTATCTGCTCTCAGCGGACCGCCACCCGGTCGCTTATGGCGAACTCTGGGCGCGCCCGAATGAACGGGCCGTGGAGATCGCTCATCTGCTGGTCGACCCGTACCGTCGAACGAACGGCTACGGCACCAAGATGCTGCATCTATTGTATGAACGGGCGGCTGAGCGGAAGGGGATAGTCAAAGTAGTGCTCAATCTGTATAGTGAGAATCCGATCGCGTTGGGATGTTATCTCAAGGCGGGGTTTGAACTGACCGGCGCGGCGACGCATACGATGGGTCTCAAGCTGGTGCGCGTAGTGCGATAA
- a CDS encoding enoyl-CoA hydratase/isomerase family protein: MADYKNLMVNMRGKVMIITISRERALNALNRETINELQQLFSYHWSDDAVGAVIITGAGEKAFVAGADIPELADLDVRSGSDLSARGQYLMKTIQNFPKPVIAAVNGFALGGGLELAMACDIRLASEKAKLGLPETGLGLIPGYGGTQRLARLVGRGHAMKMIFTGEPIVAAEALRIGLVEEVCAPEMLMERAINMAELICTKGPLAVVAAKECINRGLDVNLTAGCDLEKANFGAMCGTGDKNEGVEAFQEKRKPEFSGH, from the coding sequence ATGGCGGACTACAAAAATCTGATGGTGAACATGCGCGGCAAAGTGATGATCATCACGATCAGCCGCGAACGGGCGCTTAATGCGCTGAACCGCGAAACGATCAATGAACTTCAGCAGCTTTTCTCCTACCACTGGTCGGATGATGCAGTTGGCGCAGTGATCATCACCGGCGCCGGCGAAAAGGCGTTTGTGGCCGGAGCCGATATTCCGGAACTGGCGGATCTCGATGTTCGCTCCGGGTCTGATCTCTCTGCGCGCGGTCAGTACCTGATGAAGACTATCCAGAATTTCCCGAAACCGGTGATCGCCGCGGTCAACGGCTTCGCTCTGGGCGGCGGACTTGAACTGGCGATGGCTTGCGATATCCGGCTGGCCTCAGAGAAAGCGAAACTGGGATTGCCGGAGACCGGACTCGGGTTGATCCCCGGCTACGGCGGCACGCAGCGTCTGGCCAGACTGGTTGGCCGCGGACATGCGATGAAAATGATCTTCACCGGTGAGCCGATCGTGGCCGCTGAAGCACTGCGAATCGGCCTGGTGGAAGAAGTCTGCGCTCCGGAGATGTTGATGGAGCGGGCGATCAACATGGCTGAGTTGATCTGCACCAAGGGTCCGTTGGCAGTGGTCGCGGCAAAAGAGTGCATCAACCGCGGGCTCGATGTCAACCTGACCGCCGGATGCGATCTGGAGAAGGCGAATTTCGGCGCCATGTGCGGAACCGGCGACAAAAACGAAGGTGTCGAGGCGTTCCAGGAGAAGCGGAAACCGGAATTCTCGGGTCACTGA
- a CDS encoding GNAT family N-acetyltransferase codes for MIRIVRTDSSDTQFRELVMLLDQDLAIRDGEEHSFYATYNKIDAIQHVVVAYDAEQAVGCGAIKRYDEQIVEIKRMFVRPECRGRGIAGEVLKELERWGSELGFSAAILETGKKQPEAIRLYQKSGYMLIPNFGQYEGVENSVCMKKTLGK; via the coding sequence ATGATACGAATCGTGCGGACAGATTCTTCAGATACGCAGTTCAGAGAATTGGTGATGCTCCTCGACCAGGATCTTGCGATCCGTGATGGCGAGGAGCATTCCTTTTATGCCACCTACAACAAGATCGACGCGATCCAGCATGTTGTGGTCGCGTATGATGCTGAGCAGGCAGTCGGGTGCGGGGCAATCAAGCGATACGACGAACAGATAGTTGAGATCAAGCGGATGTTTGTGCGGCCCGAATGCCGGGGGAGAGGGATCGCCGGTGAGGTTCTGAAAGAGCTGGAGAGATGGGGGAGTGAACTCGGCTTCTCCGCGGCAATCCTCGAAACCGGTAAAAAGCAGCCTGAGGCGATCCGTCTCTATCAGAAAAGCGGCTATATGCTGATCCCGAATTTTGGTCAGTATGAGGGAGTGGAGAACAGCGTCTGCATGAAGAAAACATTGGGGAAATAG
- a CDS encoding C_GCAxxG_C_C family protein, producing the protein MPITSKESARETFMGGFNCAQSVCSTFAEQLGLERKVTLKMAGAFGGGMAGTASTCGAVTGGLMVIGLKYGKCEPDDDDAKQRCTEKAQMFLSRFTAKHGALTCRELLGCDISTPEGREYQTENQLKEKKCVGFVTDAVGILEEIL; encoded by the coding sequence ATGCCGATAACAAGCAAAGAGTCAGCGAGAGAGACATTTATGGGGGGATTCAATTGCGCTCAGTCAGTCTGTTCGACATTCGCCGAGCAGCTCGGACTGGAGCGCAAGGTGACGCTCAAAATGGCGGGGGCCTTTGGCGGAGGGATGGCCGGCACAGCCTCGACCTGCGGCGCCGTGACCGGCGGACTGATGGTGATCGGCCTCAAGTACGGCAAGTGCGAACCTGACGATGATGACGCCAAACAGCGATGCACCGAAAAGGCGCAGATGTTTCTTTCGCGATTCACGGCGAAACATGGGGCGCTGACCTGCCGCGAACTTCTGGGGTGCGATATCAGCACGCCGGAGGGGAGAGAGTATCAGACGGAGAATCAACTGAAAGAGAAAAAGTGTGTTGGGTTCGTGACGGACGCGGTGGGGATATTGGAAGAGATATTGTAA
- the gatE gene encoding Glu-tRNA(Gln) amidotransferase subunit GatE, producing the protein MKQPLDPAANYERTKAVVGYIPRKDATRETYASLGFKSGLEIHQQLLTKSKLFCRCPAGRYQNGKDYDAEVIRHMRPTLSELGEYDGTALMEFKTKKEITYRIKYETACTYEVDDTPPFLADREALENATQIALMLKMNIVGELHITRKQYLDGSIPTGFQRTGIVAIEGSIPLREKTVRLIQLSIEEDSCREVSDIGHQRIYTTDRLGMPLIETVTYPDMLTPDEVAEAAQYLRFVARSSGKVRTGIGAAREDVNVSVRGGTRVEIKGVAHIKWIPRLVHIEAFRQSSLLRIKEELNERIADKANWGVSWKDIDSDLLNTDFFPLRQARMIRSRIVAINLPKFEGILSHFTQPGKSFANELADRLKVIAGLEKPNMAHTEDHKPVIRQKDWETIRQIVRGEDGDAQIIVWGPSEDIITAIDTIQERCRLAMDGVPNETRKGLDDGTTLFERVLPGPDRMYPDTDSAPISVDDDFIEKIRQRMPVDVHARMEQLREWRVPPDTWNYLLKRNLVGLVEKIVTDLNQDPIFVASLLAHKLKNVEGKVASQDGFSYAKVYDLFVFGKQRGLFDEILKPMVAVMYEHPNMDFESILVTLDFKPQTMEQLKSNIPLLKQKFREIKTSTDPGAEGRWIMANLRKRAYGNVCMEELQKLVENEVNHG; encoded by the coding sequence ATGAAACAACCTCTCGATCCCGCCGCCAACTATGAACGGACCAAAGCGGTGGTCGGATATATCCCGCGCAAAGATGCCACCCGCGAAACCTATGCTTCGCTCGGCTTCAAATCCGGACTCGAAATTCACCAGCAACTTCTGACCAAGTCAAAACTGTTCTGCCGCTGCCCCGCCGGGCGCTACCAGAACGGCAAAGATTACGATGCCGAGGTTATCCGGCATATGCGTCCAACGCTGTCGGAACTTGGCGAATACGACGGCACCGCGCTGATGGAATTTAAGACAAAAAAAGAGATAACGTACCGTATCAAATACGAGACCGCCTGTACATACGAAGTCGATGACACCCCTCCGTTCCTGGCCGATCGCGAGGCGCTCGAAAATGCGACACAGATCGCCTTGATGCTGAAGATGAATATTGTCGGCGAGCTGCATATCACGCGCAAGCAGTATCTCGATGGGTCCATCCCGACCGGCTTCCAGCGAACCGGTATTGTGGCGATCGAGGGATCGATCCCGCTTCGCGAAAAGACCGTGCGGTTGATCCAACTTTCGATCGAAGAAGACTCCTGCCGCGAGGTCTCCGATATCGGCCACCAGCGGATCTACACGACTGACCGGCTCGGCATGCCGTTGATCGAAACAGTCACCTATCCCGACATGCTGACTCCCGACGAAGTCGCCGAGGCGGCGCAGTATCTCAGATTTGTGGCGCGGTCTTCTGGTAAAGTGCGCACCGGGATCGGCGCGGCGCGAGAGGATGTTAATGTCTCGGTTCGTGGCGGAACGCGAGTTGAGATCAAAGGAGTCGCGCATATCAAGTGGATTCCGCGACTGGTGCACATCGAGGCGTTCCGGCAGTCATCGCTGCTTCGGATCAAAGAAGAACTGAACGAACGGATCGCCGACAAAGCGAACTGGGGAGTGAGTTGGAAAGATATCGACTCTGATCTTCTGAATACCGATTTCTTCCCGCTCCGTCAGGCACGCATGATCCGGAGCCGGATAGTTGCGATCAATCTCCCGAAATTCGAGGGGATCCTCTCGCACTTCACGCAGCCGGGCAAAAGTTTCGCCAACGAACTGGCTGACCGCCTCAAAGTGATCGCCGGTCTCGAAAAACCGAATATGGCGCACACCGAGGATCACAAACCGGTGATTCGTCAGAAAGACTGGGAGACGATCCGCCAGATCGTGCGCGGCGAAGATGGCGATGCCCAGATAATCGTTTGGGGGCCGAGCGAAGATATCATCACCGCGATCGACACGATCCAGGAGCGGTGCCGCCTCGCGATGGATGGCGTACCGAACGAAACCCGCAAAGGGCTGGATGACGGCACCACGCTCTTCGAGCGAGTGCTCCCCGGACCGGATAGAATGTATCCCGACACCGACTCGGCGCCGATTTCGGTCGATGATGATTTTATCGAGAAAATCCGTCAGCGGATGCCGGTCGATGTGCATGCCCGCATGGAGCAGTTGCGCGAGTGGCGCGTCCCACCGGATACCTGGAATTATCTTTTGAAACGGAATCTAGTCGGGCTGGTGGAGAAGATCGTCACCGACCTGAATCAGGACCCGATCTTTGTCGCCTCGCTTCTGGCGCACAAGCTGAAAAATGTCGAGGGGAAAGTTGCCTCGCAGGATGGCTTCAGTTACGCCAAAGTTTACGACCTGTTTGTTTTCGGCAAACAGCGCGGACTGTTCGACGAGATCCTCAAGCCGATGGTCGCGGTGATGTATGAACATCCGAATATGGATTTCGAATCTATCCTCGTGACGCTCGATTTCAAGCCGCAAACGATGGAACAGCTCAAGAGCAACATTCCGCTGCTCAAGCAGAAATTCCGCGAGATCAAAACATCAACCGACCCCGGCGCCGAAGGGCGCTGGATCATGGCGAACCTTCGAAAGCGCGCCTACGGCAATGTCTGCATGGAAGAGTTGCAGAAGCTGGTCGAAAACGAGGTGAACCATGGCTGA
- the gatD gene encoding Glu-tRNA(Gln) amidotransferase subunit GatD, with protein sequence MADLFKGYKGRALAVLQEWKARVWGDVQVATTRGDFRGILLPRSENDDDRHIVLKLATGYNVGIAVETILDMKELGYKEAHYKIPEKQFPVTKGKPHVKLLGTGGTIASRLDYRTGAVIPAFSPGELYGAVPELADICNLSTEKLFAVFSENMGPEQYKTLAISIGREIEKGIDGIVIGHGTDTMHHTAAALAFMVQNSPVPIVMVGSQRSSDRPSSDAALNLQHATKTAAESDIAEVMVCMFGPTSDEYGLLHRGTRVRKMHSSYRSTFRTIGEIPLAMVDTKKITPIKTDYNRRRKDRNVTIHPYFEEKIGLVYYYPNMAPDIIDSLVDNGYRGIIIAGTGLGHINKPVYPAIERARDKGVAVYMTVQTLWGYVHMFVYDTGRDLMAKGIIPLANMLPEVAYIKLGWAMGQTDDLARVKELMLTPIAGEITDREPYNGYLVFQGGVPEVEEWLKRIHK encoded by the coding sequence ATGGCTGATCTGTTCAAAGGATACAAAGGTCGGGCACTCGCCGTCCTGCAAGAGTGGAAAGCTCGCGTCTGGGGGGATGTCCAGGTTGCAACCACCCGCGGAGATTTCCGCGGCATTCTGCTTCCACGCTCCGAAAACGATGATGATCGCCATATCGTGCTCAAACTGGCGACCGGCTACAATGTCGGGATCGCGGTTGAGACGATCCTCGATATGAAAGAGCTGGGCTACAAAGAGGCGCATTATAAGATCCCGGAAAAGCAATTCCCGGTGACCAAGGGGAAGCCGCATGTCAAATTGCTTGGAACAGGTGGGACGATCGCCTCGCGTCTGGACTACCGGACCGGCGCGGTGATCCCGGCTTTCTCGCCGGGTGAGTTGTACGGCGCGGTACCGGAACTTGCGGATATCTGCAATCTCTCCACTGAAAAGCTATTTGCGGTCTTTTCGGAGAATATGGGGCCGGAGCAGTACAAAACGCTCGCGATCTCGATTGGCCGCGAAATCGAAAAGGGGATCGACGGAATCGTCATCGGGCACGGAACTGACACGATGCACCACACTGCCGCGGCGCTCGCCTTCATGGTGCAGAACTCGCCGGTGCCGATCGTGATGGTCGGCTCACAGCGATCCTCGGATCGACCTTCCTCGGATGCCGCCCTCAATTTGCAGCATGCAACCAAAACGGCGGCCGAGTCGGATATCGCCGAAGTGATGGTCTGTATGTTCGGGCCGACCTCAGATGAGTACGGGCTGCTGCATCGCGGAACTCGCGTGCGCAAGATGCACTCATCGTATCGGAGCACATTCCGGACGATCGGCGAAATTCCACTCGCGATGGTTGATACCAAAAAGATCACGCCGATCAAGACGGATTACAATCGCCGTCGCAAAGATCGCAATGTGACGATCCATCCGTATTTTGAAGAAAAGATCGGCCTGGTCTATTATTACCCCAACATGGCGCCGGATATTATCGACTCACTGGTGGACAACGGCTATCGCGGGATCATTATCGCCGGAACCGGGCTTGGGCATATCAACAAGCCGGTCTATCCGGCGATCGAACGGGCGCGCGACAAGGGAGTCGCGGTGTACATGACGGTGCAGACTCTCTGGGGGTATGTCCATATGTTCGTCTACGACACCGGCCGCGATCTGATGGCGAAAGGAATCATCCCGCTGGCGAATATGTTGCCGGAGGTCGCGTATATCAAACTCGGCTGGGCGATGGGGCAGACCGATGATCTGGCGCGTGTGAAAGAGCTGATGTTGACTCCTATCGCGGGAGAGATCACCGACCGCGAACCATACAACGGGTATCTGGTCTTCCAGGGGGGCGTGCCCGAGGTGGAGGAGTGGCTGAAGAGGATACACAAATAG
- a CDS encoding RNA-binding protein translates to MNIYVGNLSHSATESDLRNAFEKHGEVSRVNIPTDRETNQSRGFGFIEMPKANEAQAAMTALNGTELNGRQISVNEARPKGEGGGGGGRMGGGGGRSGGGRSGGGYNRSW, encoded by the coding sequence ATGAATATCTATGTAGGCAACCTGTCACACTCCGCGACGGAATCCGATCTTCGCAACGCTTTCGAAAAGCACGGCGAGGTTTCCCGCGTCAACATCCCGACCGATCGTGAGACCAACCAGTCCCGCGGTTTTGGTTTCATCGAGATGCCGAAAGCCAACGAGGCTCAGGCCGCGATGACCGCGCTCAACGGTACCGAGCTGAACGGACGTCAGATCTCCGTTAACGAAGCTCGCCCGAAAGGCGAAGGCGGCGGTGGTGGTGGCCGTATGGGTGGCGGCGGTGGACGTTCCGGCGGCGGACGCTCGGGCGGCGGTTACAACCGCTCCTGGTAA
- a CDS encoding RNA-binding protein translates to MKIFVGNLAQHVDQPRIREKFESFGTVARVTLAIGKADGARKGFGFVEMPSVEQGNAAINALDGAMFAGNPLQVREARPGTYKADPFQERLPDNG, encoded by the coding sequence ATGAAGATCTTTGTGGGAAATCTGGCACAGCATGTCGATCAGCCGCGAATCCGGGAGAAGTTCGAATCGTTCGGTACGGTTGCCCGCGTAACGCTGGCGATCGGCAAAGCGGATGGCGCCCGCAAGGGGTTTGGGTTTGTCGAGATGCCATCGGTGGAGCAGGGGAATGCGGCGATCAATGCGCTCGATGGCGCGATGTTTGCCGGCAATCCGCTTCAGGTGAGAGAGGCACGCCCCGGAACATACAAAGCCGATCCGTTTCAGGAGAGACTTCCGGATAACGGATAG
- a CDS encoding CZB domain-containing protein codes for MLDPGEIDKALEAHAAWKVRLHEAIESGKSESTVTIIAADNKCAFGKWLYGKSITEEEKATEEYKQIVILHAQFHKVAAKIASLALAGMKTEAMRMMDHGKEYTLASGQLSLALKRWKETMKPVTTR; via the coding sequence ATGCTCGACCCAGGGGAAATCGACAAAGCGCTGGAGGCACATGCCGCCTGGAAAGTTCGTTTGCATGAGGCGATCGAGAGCGGCAAGTCTGAATCGACCGTTACCATTATAGCCGCCGACAACAAGTGCGCGTTCGGCAAGTGGCTGTATGGGAAATCGATCACCGAGGAAGAAAAGGCAACCGAGGAATACAAACAGATCGTGATCCTGCATGCGCAGTTCCATAAAGTGGCGGCGAAGATAGCATCGCTGGCGCTGGCCGGGATGAAAACGGAAGCGATGCGGATGATGGATCATGGCAAGGAGTATACGCTGGCCTCGGGGCAACTTTCACTCGCGTTGAAGCGGTGGAAAGAGACGATGAAGCCGGTGACTACGCGGTAG
- a CDS encoding GIY-YIG nuclease family protein: MPRPGYVYILTNWSHTVLYTAVTSDLVKRVSQHRRGITKGFAWKYGANILVYYEAFGDLMYAIAEEKRIKGGSRAKKIALIEKLNPAWKDLSKEI; this comes from the coding sequence ATGCCCAGACCCGGCTACGTTTATATCCTCACCAATTGGAGCCACACCGTGCTCTACACCGCTGTAACCAGCGACCTGGTCAAGCGTGTCTCTCAGCACCGACGTGGTATCACAAAGGGGTTCGCCTGGAAATATGGCGCCAACATACTCGTCTACTATGAAGCGTTTGGCGACTTGATGTACGCCATAGCTGAAGAGAAACGAATAAAAGGTGGGTCGCGCGCGAAAAAGATTGCGCTGATTGAGAAATTGAACCCCGCGTGGAAAGACTTGTCGAAGGAAATTTGA
- a CDS encoding ORF6N domain-containing protein: MQPKPRRTPYFLMRDRKVWLDHDIAAILRIPTGRLNRVVKRHPERFPASFSFILDQREVAWIRARSDIANIRFRSRKYLPRVYTYPGIIMASSLLRTPKALAATLHFLTPLR; the protein is encoded by the coding sequence ATGCAACCCAAACCCCGACGCACCCCGTACTTCCTGATGCGCGACCGCAAAGTCTGGCTCGACCACGATATCGCCGCGATCCTCCGCATCCCGACCGGCCGCCTCAACCGCGTGGTGAAGCGCCACCCCGAACGTTTCCCCGCATCGTTCAGCTTCATCCTCGATCAGCGCGAGGTCGCCTGGATCCGTGCGCGTTCCGATATCGCCAATATCCGTTTCCGCTCCCGCAAATACCTCCCGCGCGTTTACACCTATCCAGGCATTATCATGGCCAGCTCACTGCTGCGCACCCCGAAAGCGCTGGCCGCCACTCTCCACTTCCTCACCCCCCTCCGCTAA